The Styela clava chromosome 11, kaStyClav1.hap1.2, whole genome shotgun sequence genome includes the window TCAACGAAGTGTGCCCTTGAAAACAAGCTAAGAATCAGCATCATCATCCAAAGAACGGGGAAATTCCAAATTTAGAGATTTAATATTGTTGAATTAATGTTCAACCAAAATATGTCGGATATTTTTCCAAAAAGTTCCGTAAACAAACTAAATTATTTCCATTTtcgaatctgaatctgaaaatatttttgattctcgaatatatatattccatactgggccatgggtcgaaagataccataatattacacaaaacatAACTCATCTCTAGACCTCTAAGGACTTAATAGATCAAACACTGCCGAATTGTGCCCagtggagcatgtcccactgtcccccataggaaacaaatattttcagactgtCCCACGGTGAGATTAATTAAGAAGGCACATCGACTTGCCaatgttatgaatattttacagtgcacttaagctgaaaaatatcagacggttgtttgtcatgttggaaaggctgaagtagaaaaaagaaaaaaacggaacggtgaaattttagtttgaaccccccaaaaccaatttcacctcataacTTGCGTCGCTCTAGTCTACACAGCCATTGTCCGTTTGCGgagacgttgtaactcacctaAGGGCGGATCCAAGCATCAAACCCGCAGACCGGATATAGTACGAGTGTGGAAGCTGATTTTTCACTGTGCCCCATGCCCACCGTGGCACACTTTCCCCTACTCTCAGTGTGTTACAGAAACATACAATAGTATAACATACGTTATAACTTGTTCctataaataaaaaagatttcaCGAGTATGGATAATGATATTTTGGTATCAAGTTTATGTGACCTAATGCATACTTTGGTCCACATTAAATCGCTTGGATCACCGCGCTTCTTTCATAACCTGAAGAATTTCCTATATTATCAATTAAATAATTATCCTATGAGTTTAATAATGAATTAATAACAGctcattttgtttgaaaaatatggTGAATCGGATGGACGTTAAATTTGATATAGAACCAATAATATCTTGAAAAGGATTCGCAAATTATTCTTTCCTTGttgttcttaaactttttctaTCACGGACCCTTAAAATAATTATGTTATTGGTCTGGGCGGACCTCTTCGTGGCCTGTCTAAAACAGTAAAGTTAAAAGGGAAAAAAAACGCAACCTTAATGTggagaatgaaaaaaaaatttgttgtcGTTCGCGAGGCGGATGACCCAGTACTCTGCGCCAATTAAATACTCGGTACTGTGAGGTTTTCCAACATTCAGTTCCTTGTTTATTTGTGTTACATTAGCCAATCGGCAATATGTCAATCATCATTTGTGACGTTAGGAAATGAATTGGGAATTGCTTGAACTGTTATGCTAGATCCCAAATGAAGGCGTATGGATGAATTAAATCACAAGCAAAAATATTAACTATATTATCTAGAAAGTCTTTTCCAGTTTATGCTCATCTTGTACCGGACATCTCGGCAATTTTATTCTAACAATTTCTACTGAATCTTTACGAATCCGTGGGTAgtccgcggaccccagtttcaGAATTCCTGACTTAGAATAGAAACCTAGTTTCAACAGCATATTGACATTCAAGATACAAGTACGATACAAACCAATTTAATAAAAGCAATGCAAAATGTATACAAAAACAGCTTTTAACAAATAATCAGAgagaatatattatatttcatatttacaatAACACATATTGTTAAAAGTTCACTAAGACCTCTATCGCAATCGcattttattctaaaaaaagacaagaaatccattggaaaaaattgaactataaAATATATCGTACTTCGCGTTCGGGTGGATAAATAGAGATGAACTAAATAGTATTATACTATATGCATTCGTTAGACAAGCAACATAAATACTATTTACAGTTGTTACTATTTTTCTACCAGTGTAGGTAAAATCTTTCAGTCATTGCATGAAGCTTTGTTTTACCCAAATTTACACGCGAGctttatatttttaatcttaAAAAAAGTACAAAAATTTTCGAGAAAGCGATATGAATTTGGAATCTCATCTAATAttgtacaataaattttgttgataATTTCATCTTTCAACATTAGTATATTTAACATATTGAATTTGTATCGGATTAAATATTCTATATTGTCCGGTACTAATTTGGCTCCGATTTTGGGAAAATTATGAGCATTTTATACTAAAATTGTAACAAGCGTTGGACAATGAAGggacaaataaatattaaattttacagTTTTCTTTTCTTCGCTTTTTATATAAAAGTTTTTTATAATGGACTCAAAAATTGAATTGTAAGATAGATAGATGATATGATGGTTTTCATATCCAGAATCTTTATCTCCAACTTTTTGCGTTAACTAAAAGCACGCTATTGGTGAACGTACGCTAATAATCCAGTGTGGTCCGTTAGCAGTATCAACATTAAATTTACAACTAAAAAGGCCATTGGTTGGCCTTAAAATAACATAATTCACAACAAATATCTGAATCTCAAAATTACCGATAATTTAATACAAAAGCAAGTAGTTTAAATTTTTTGGTACCGTACAACAATTACTCCCAACCGTACGtctaaataataacaaaacagttGAATCAgagattttttacaaaaaagaactttaataaaaaatctcatttactggcgaaataaaaataaaaaatggcaCTTTATATATATGTGCTTTTCATGAAGCGACTGCTGGTTGTTCATTGGCGTCTTGTTGTGTTACTTCTGCTGTTTCTTCTACAATTGCAGGTAGAGATAATCGACCTCTTGATGCAACGCTACCTGGAGTCTTTGTATATCGCATTATTGGACTTGCATTTTTGATATCATTCAACGCTGGAAGTACAAAAACCCCAAACACATAAATAGATGTATCATAAATGGAATTAACACTTCGTCATAAAAATACACAATTGAAAATTTGGCGTGATAGAGTGTTAGAGTCACATATTCATATGTCcactttaataaaataaaatccattTCCAAATTGAAACTGAATAACAAAAGCCGATTTTTAATAAagtttcataaataaatatacaattctTTGAGTGATATGATACTGAAAGAGTTATATCCATAATCAGTCCCGCTCCAGGTCCACACAAAATTCAACTCTGACTGTGGGTACAAATAAATCCGATTAAAGCTCCCGACTCGACTCTGGACTAACCAGAAATTTGACTGTGGCAATTGAGGCTTCATGCAAGTCActgataattttgaaattctttACTTCGACTCTCGACAGCGGAGGTCTATAATTTAGAATGCGACTGCAATACTGATAAAAAAACGCCAAATGCGAATAATTTCAATAGAATTTTGTAGTTAACAAACCTTTCCTCGATGCAGGTCGTGAAGGTGTTCCGAGTGGTCTTGCTGAAGTTGGTTTTCTTGGTGACATAGGTGTTGCAGGTTTATCAAGGGTTAGAATCTCAGCCCCATCTGTGAACATAAACAGACTGATTAGTTAGTCGAAATACCGAAtcggtaattcaaatattttgcagtACACAAAGTGcatgaaaatttcaattatatatatattctatctTGACATAGAAAGTTTGGTCAAAATGTTCGCCAAACAAACAATTACCTTGCTGCACTTTCGTTGGTTTCATCGATTCCATTGTGTCTGGCCTACTGGTAACACTCATAGAGGTGTGTGGTCTACTTTGTGCTTGTACTGTTGGTGGTCTTGCTGCTCTTGCCGCAGCAGCTAACGCTTCTTGTCTTTCAGCTTCTTGCCTGCGCAATGTTTCTTCCTCTGAACTCATGGCGCTTCTTATCATATCGAGTACAAGACCCTTTTCTGTatagattaaaatttattgataatatagtttattttatttttgatgtcTCGTTGTCGTCCCCGAGAGTATCTTAGATTCATTGTATATAATGGGACTAgaatgatgtttttttttctaatttaaattaatacagGCTGAAGAAATTTGCAAAATGATTGAGGCCTGTACGATACGACAAGTCGTTTGATCATCAGTTCAAGTAAGATGAGAAATATTTAACCAATTAAATAATACATACATAAGTTCAACTAAATAATACATACAACAACAGAAGATAAAGACAAATGCTTGAAGTTGAATAAATGTAACGATGTGGCATCTACGTATGACTTACCCCTGTCACCAGCTGAAACAAGCCATTGTTGAACAGCGTGCACGGAGTCTGTTTGTAATATCTGACAAAGCATTTCAAGCATCAACGTCTCAGTGTCAGGATATGCAGAAATGTGCTGAAAACAATACGATTATACAAACATTTTGGCGTCAATAGCAGTTTATACAGTAAGAAAGTGACGGATTGTGGCAGTGTCTCCTTAACTCATTTATCTTAAGCTCATATAACGTATAAGGCAGCACAAGAACAACGCTtcaattgaaaaataacaaaagtgaaatacaaataatttcCATTTCAAATATAATGAGAAAACCTTGGTCTATAAATTCTTCCCAGATATCAAACATTACGACGAGAACTGATGATATTAAAGCAGCTGTACTCATTTGGTTCGACGAACTTACCTGGTAAGAACCATACGGTCTTCCACCTTGTCTTGAAGCTTGTCTGGACATAGCACGTGACGGTGGCGGTACCAATCTCCCAGTTTCAGCTAAAACGAAAAAATAGATATTTGCTAAAtctgcgcttctttttgtcAAGAAACATACATTCTCAGTTGTTGGCTCATCTTTACGCTTTATCATGGAAAAAATCAGAGTGATTCGACACTATATAAAAGCGAACTGTGGCTGGAATCTATGTCTGTCATTCTACATACCCGAATAAATGGTTCTTCGTTTCGTCTGTGGCAGAATACTAGCTTGACTGACAGGACGAGGAAGTTCTTCCTGTATTTCTGGAACCAACCCAGCTTTTTGACAAAGTTCTCGAAGCTCCTCTCTCCATGAATCTGTCACTGGAACTAAAAGAAGATGATTATAACATGGATAAGGTATATTTCATCATGAATTTATTTAGCTGGAAATAATGACTGTAAGACAGTCCGTCGGAGAATAATATGTTTTAAACAAATACATGTGAAGAAATAAGACAATGCTATAGCTCAAATTTCCGTTGATGGGGAATTAATCATGATCGCCATGTTTGTGAAAATCATTTTGCCGTCTTGATTGCTGGTATTGGAAGTACAGTACCaaaatatacaacaaaaaaGCACTTACTTAATCCTATTCTTGGAACAGCTTTCTCGCGATATGGATAATGTTGAAGGCCAGTGATTATATTGATTGGGAATGTCGTGCTACTTAATCCTAATGCATTTGGAGGAATATGTGCATTGAAGATATTCTCTCTTTccctaaaaaaataaatttagaattaATATGAGTGGACTACAAGGAAATCGTATCCTCTACAAATCTACATGGTGgcgcattttttttaaatcagcaACATTACGGGAAACACGGGAGGAGGAGCTCAgagaaatatggaaaatgattCGCTGAGAGACGCTTTTTCTTTAATTACTAGGATTTTCAATGTGGTTAAAGAAGTAATTTTCCCGACAACACTATCATGAACTATTTACCAGCACGGCCAATAAATCTGTCCTAGAGTTGCAAATTTGATTGAACAGTTATTACAATGTAAAGGTGATAAGGTTGTccaaccattatgcaacttcAAGTTTCAcaaaattcattcatttatatTCCAGAGCTCTAACATTGATTGATCAATATTGAATATTGGTAAAATATTAATCAgcaataaaatcatattgaCAAGTTTTATTTGACAAAGTTACCTTGTGGAAGGAGTTCTGATGCTGAAACGTTGAGGTGGGAAAATATCATGGTCGTGTACTGCGCATATCGGCTGGCCGTTTAGTCCTGAAAAATAGAATTGAAATATGCAACATATGAAGGCTACAGACAAGTATATTAGATAAACTTATACAGTTTATTATgataaacacacaaaaaacagAACGAAAAAGATCTAAGTGTGTATCTTTGACAACTTCACTTCGATACGTTATCCGATTTAGGTTTACAGTGCCTATTTTTTTCTACTTTTCGTTAAAATAACATTTAATGCCATAAcctttaaaaatgttttttacacCTTTGAAAAATTGTCGGAAGTAAATGGATaatacaaacaaaaatgaaGCTTTTCAAGTATTTTAAACCTCATGATATGAATTTATCACAAAGTTTCATACTCACCGGAAATATGTCGTACCCTAAAAGGATGTGGATTGTGTCTGGAGAAAAATGAAGCTTGGCTGTAAGCACCAAATCTTGAACTACTTTTCGACTCAGGACGTGATCTACGCGGGCCTGGATACAAAATAACTGTTATTTAGTTTTGTGCTATGCACCAGCATTTATAACAAGAACTCTTGCTCTCTGAAAAACCCCATTCTAAGAATATATTAATTCCATATTTCCAAGAAACATTCTGGTTTGAATTTTCAATCTTGTTTTTGTCCCATATTAGTAcctaatgtatatatatatatatactattttgaCGATGCATTGTCAGTCAATCGAAAACCTACAGACTAATTCGCCACCATACTCACTTGCTTCTTGCAATGCTCTGGGACTTGGTAAGTTAAGATGAGATTCTAGTGGTAAGGTAGCAGGTGGTGGTACATCGCTTAAAAGGGGTTTCGGCGCTCGTCGAATCTTCATCTTTGAACTTGCTCTTGTCGATTTTATCATTCCCTGTGATTCGTCAAATACATTACCGATAGTACCCCGAACAACAAGCGGGTCGCTGGTTGGTTTGAAGACGCCAAAGCTGTATAAACAAATTAATTACTCCTATTAGGTATACTCGGTATATGTTCAACTTTGTCTGTTGCACATGATCAAATTCAAATCGCCACTTGATCACAATGAAATTGCAGAAATttggaatgttttttttttcatccatGCAGGAAAATTTGGCGTTAGAAATGTTTACAAATCAGTCACGAAAATGAGGTCGCAGGCACAAAGATGCTGACAGTACTAAGGTGCTTGATAAGAACTAGATATCAGGCAACCacactatattttaaaatattaaactgGCATATATGCTAATGGAAAACGTTTTGGCGTACTTCTTATGGTAGGCCTACCCCCTGagtaacaatgtgctcacgtcggttctttGCGTAACTGACATTTTATCTTTCAAGTGTTTGTAtcacttgaatattttataatttattttatcaaaaacttAGAATCTCTGACTTTGGTTgtacacccttcgtataccCTTCATCAGTTATATACCCAAATTAGGGTCCGGTATGCACTTGGGTATaacggttgaagagcactgatctaTATTCTACGAATACGTTTAAAGTTTTAAACGAAGTCTCTATAGCGTATTTTTGCTCACTTAGCATACAATAAGCATTTATTTGGATAACAATGTTTACTAAGTCTTTATAGTGGTTCAATGCATTAATGTTCAACAGAATATCTACTGTGGTTATAACAAACGAACGACGTTTATGGTATAGGTGGCCTGTGAACGATATCAACATGACCTGCAAAGTTACAATAAACGAATAACCAGGAAAATAATTGGAAAATTGTTCGTATGAATGACATTACCGCTATGATATGAAGCACTATGGTTATTTtcatggtgaccgtacatttgaacccacgtacatttgaacccatgtgtttatctgcgggttcaatctatatatatatatatgcgggtgctaaaatccatgggtcagggttagtatgggttcgaatattcgtaaaacagaaaaattttccATAGGTGCTATAGTaagcaggtgcaattgtcgtgggttcaaatgtaatggaacctatttTCATGAATATATGTTGTCAAATACTACTTGGATTTATCCGAGAAAATGATTACCCTTTTAATTTCTGCGCCTTACGCTATGAATTTCTCATGTGTGGCTCGTCAACATCTCAGAAGTGGTATATACTTGGAAAGCGGGCGACCCTCAACAAAGGCCATATCACAACAATAACGTTAGTGTTGGTCATACATGAAGCTACACGGTGTTAACAACAAAAGAAATTCTGTTACCTACACGCCagtaaacaatgaaaaatcgaaacgATTTCTATTATGTTCTATCCGGCATCTGCTGATGTGTATTTTACAATCACAGATGTATTGTTATTGCTCTTTTCCGGAACAAAAAGTCAAACAATATTGAATCGTCAATGAAACTGtgtttaatattacctatcgcTATAATAAAAGCCGAAATGGATTACCCAGCAAAGGAATTTCTTATAAAATGAGCTGATGTTGATTGAGTCACCCCACTCTTTACTTCAGGATAAAtcgaattcaaaaatttattacaaCAAAGACTACAGAGTTGCAGACCCCAACTCACAAAAAATTGACTCAGGTTTCAAATCACGTGATTCCAGATTTACGAAATTTTCGACCCAAAACACGTGTTTAAATATGCCTCCGATTTCAATTCCCGATTCGATTttctcgattttttttttaatttcatattatgtgagcCATGTTTATTAACAATCCCGTGTTTTTAGTTTGCTCTGTAGTATGATATATAGCTGTACACAAAGCAATAAATCAGATAATCTGCTTTCAGGCCAGTTTTTCAATCATTTAAATATCATAAATTGACCAGTGAAGCAATTTAATGCTCCAATTAATTTATGAATAATTGTGATTATATTATCTTAGTTAGAATTGTACggcaacaaaaattaatatttacctGTTTTTTTCAAGTGGCCTCTCAATTTCCATAGTCATGATTAGGCAGTGCTGACGCggcaaaataaaattgattagatGTGAACACCAGTACAACTAACTAACCTGTAGAAGGAGAGATATTATCATGTTTATGTCATTGCTTGAAGATAATTTACCTGCGGTGTAATTTAACTGAGTATAATAAACAACCAAGTGGTCCAAACGTTAGGTTAAGTCTATGTTATTGGCATTCTTGGACAATTGTCACTATTTAAATTCACGATACTTGACTTGACAGACGAAACCTCTTCACTCGCCGCAAATGAGGTAAGTAATTAAGCGATTGAATAAAAGTACATTCAACTAACGAAGCCAAGGCAGCAAGTAATTTGCCCTTATGAGATTTTGCGAATACGAGCTATTCCGCAGATATATGAACACCTTCATTGCTGGCAAACACCAAAAGGCTCTAAATGCAGTGGGTATAAGAAACCAATAACACTCGTCAAAATAGCCCATCCAAGTAAAATTGGCTTGCTCATTAGcttaatacaaaaaattcgaCCTGAAAACATATTTAGAGCAGCAATGACCTTTATAACTGGTTGGTCTACATGTCTGCGTGCGTCCAAAACAATGCAGGTTCTTTGCGTTATAAACTATAAACTTCGACTCTATTCTAGTGCCGCAACGTTCATTGCAACCAAGTACAACTAAAACACACCTTTAACTGTCACGAATGACACTTGAACCACGATGAAGTATCATATTAGATGATAATCAGGGTAAACACGTTCAACTTATTCTAATATTGATTCAACACTTCTgagagtaatgctcaaataACGGAGACTGTGACTATTTTATTTCTTCCACAAAAATAAACACAATTGAGCACGTTATATCTTAGGCGGATAACTTTCAAGTCTACATAAGATTTCAAATGGAATATTATTTGGTAATATAGTtcaagtaataaataaattcaaattaacgAGATTTTTAAAAGCTATACTCGGAGAGACATTTGGATTCTTTATGGCACAAATGTCAGGAACTCGATAAGCGATGTTTGATACTATTTCCGAGTAGTTTTATATATAGaaagcaaaatacaaaatgcCTATTTTTCAGTTTGTAAATTTGAAACGTCTCTAATCTTGGACTTTTATGAggttgtttaatattttgtcatctgtgtaattaaatttaaataagaGATGTCGTCCAGCTCAAAGTGTAAATATAGGTACATTCGTGCTCACGCGATTTGAAAGAACCCCATATTAtggtatatttatttgaaaccaAGGAGGAAATTCAATCggataaacaaatatataatatcgTTAACATTCTCTATCAGCATCAAGTTATACATATTTCATAAATGCTGTTTGCTATATTGAAATCTATGCTCAACCTTAGATTCGGACAAGAACTCATACAAACTCACGGTACGAAGATTGTGTTGCATATTGCGATTACTTATTGTATCCGGTAGGTATTGAGCCAGATTTTATTATGTTTCTAAAATAACGGCCACACATCTCGTTTATACATTGAGACCATTAAAGTCAACTTGACTTTTGTGTCTACACTCAAGAAACCACGAAAACGAAAACTCGC containing:
- the LOC120347548 gene encoding protein TBATA-like, whose product is MTMEIERPLEKNSFGVFKPTSDPLVVRGTIGNVFDESQGMIKSTRASSKMKIRRAPKPLLSDVPPPATLPLESHLNLPSPRALQEASPRRSRPESKSSSRFGAYSQASFFSRHNPHPFRVRHISGLNGQPICAVHDHDIFPPQRFSIRTPSTRERENIFNAHIPPNALGLSSTTFPINIITGLQHYPYREKAVPRIGLIPVTDSWREELRELCQKAGLVPEIQEELPRPVSQASILPQTKRRTIYSAETGRLVPPPSRAMSRQASRQGGRPYGSYQHISAYPDTETLMLEMLCQILQTDSVHAVQQWLVSAGDREKGLVLDMIRSAMSSEEETLRRQEAERQEALAAAARAARPPTVQAQSRPHTSMSVTSRPDTMESMKPTKVQQDGAEILTLDKPATPMSPRKPTSARPLGTPSRPASRKALNDIKNASPIMRYTKTPGSVASRGRLSLPAIVEETAEVTQQDANEQPAVAS